Proteins from one Podospora pseudoanserina strain CBS 124.78 chromosome 1, whole genome shotgun sequence genomic window:
- a CDS encoding hypothetical protein (EggNog:ENOG503NZ3C), translated as MASYNDPYDIPTRERTTRRYYREERREDPRAYDTRDSYLNVQSSRDLVPRAREDSDFSVEEIRRDFPPPGYSTRDLRRARSAEPGQYDDYDDRRSHYSRYDDRSAYGHEHDRRSLRRTDSYYEEQHKKKVRMLSKQEQIIAAISGAAIAIGGKELYDRREANQAGTPEVQRNILASVALGAAGALAGYQGTEFYNKKKEKEEKKILAHRGYYSDDDGESAKEKKGHKNFLESALAAAGLGGAVKALTGKDKDKDDKSDTRSRRDTSRSKSRSRSRSRSTSRSRGEKGKGEGANKIQKAAMASLIAGATEAFRISKQPGSWKGEKAKRVFTAAAGAATLDAAQDTEKAGSKLGLAEAVMGGLLGNRVINGSKKNIEMDEKTGRSRSRSRRRSRSGDSQSGGGVSGLAALATAGLGAFAGKKIMDSHERSKSRGRSADSYDSRDGDRRRSRSRSVVDSARRKMAKIGLGNGPDDDDRDRRRDRSRDRDYSRSRSRDRGYRDDHDDRSSRRHRDDDRDYDKRRRDSDYDDARSHRSGGGRDHSRRRGHSLSDDDLGDSDDDKRRGSKMRGKQILTTGLAAVATIHAAHSVYSSMEKRNLRHKAVKDGRLSEEQAKKMKKKALLQDAAAVGIAALGVKGALHEIKEARELKHELHEWKEERAERRKRRLERQLEMVHGDFNSGSGGSDRGGGDRQVGRHRADNWSSPNPPQTERYYGEGPRYSDGNPYAALPPPPYDRR; from the coding sequence ATGGCCAGCTACAACGACCCCTACGACATCCCCACGAGGGAGCGCACAACCCGGCGCTACTACCGGGAAGAGCGCCGTGAGGACCCTCGGGCTTATGACACCCGCGACAGCTATCTTAATGTCCAGTCTTCGCGCGACCTGGTACCGCGGGCCCGCGAGGACAGTGATTTCTCCGTAGAAGAGATCCGTCGTGacttccctcctcccggcTACTCAACCCGTGATTTGCGCCGCGCCCGCTCTGCCGAACCTGGACAGTACGACGACTATGACGACCGCCGGTCTCACTACAGCCGCTATGATGACCGCAGCGCTTACGGTCATGAGCATGACCGCCGGTCTCTGAGGAGGACAGACAGCTACTACGAGGAACaacacaagaagaaggtccGCATGCTGTCGAAGCAGGAGCAAATCATTGCTGCTATCAGCGGAGCTGCCATCGCTATCGGTGGTAAGGAGCTGTATGACCGCCGCGAGGCCAACCAGGCCGGCACTCCCGAAGTTCAGCGCAACATTCTGGCTTCTGTCGCCCTCGGAGCTGCAGGCGCTCTTGCGGGATACCAGGGGACTGAGTTctacaacaagaagaaggagaaggaagagaaaaagatcTTGGCTCACCGAGGTTATTATTCGGACGATGACGGAGAAAGcgcaaaagagaagaagggccaCAAGAACTTCCTCGAGAGCGCTCTCGCTGCTGCGGGCTTGGGTGGTGCCGTCAAGGCTCTGACCggcaaggacaaggacaaggacgacAAGTCTGACACCAGGAGCCGTCGTGATACCAGCCGTTCAAAATCGAGATCGAGGTCTAGGTCCCGGTCTACCTCTCGCTCTCGGGGTGAGAAGGGCAAGGGTGAAGGCGCCAACAAGATCCAAAAGGCAGCTATGGCCTCGCTCATTGCCGGTGCCACCGAAGCATTCCGCATTTCCAAGCAGCCCGGTTCATGGAAGGGCGAGAAGGCTAAGCGCGTCTTTACTGCTGCAGCCGGTGCTGCCACACTCGACGCTGCTCAGGACACTGAGAAGGCCGGCAGCAAGCTCGGCTTGGCTGAGGCCGTCATGGGTGGTCTGCTCGGCAACCGCGTCATCAACGGTTCCAAGAAGAACATCGAGATGGATGAGAAGACAGGCCGATCGCGATCGAGATCTCGCCGGCGTTCCAGGAGTGGCGACAGCCAgagtggaggtggtgtgaGCGGTCTGGCTGCTCTTGCCACAGCTGGCTTGGGCGCCTTTGCCGGCAAGAAGATCATGGACAGCCATGAGCGGTCCAAATCTCGTGGCCGGAGCGCCGATTCATACGACAGCCGTGATGGCGATCGTCGCCGCAGCAGGAGCCGCAGCGTTGTCGACTCGGCCCGCCGAAAGATGGCCAAGATCGGCCTCGGTAATGGTcccgatgacgacgacaggGATCGTCGCAGAGACCGTAGCCGCGACCGTGACTACAGCCGCAGCCGGAGCCGTGACCGCGGATACCGGGACGACCATGACGACCGCTCTTCGCGCCGCCACAGAGATGACGACAGAGACTACGACAAACGGCGCCGCGATTCAGACTATGACGACGCCCGTTCCCACCGCAGCGGTGGAGGACGTGATCATTCACGCCGCCGGGGACACTCGCTATCAGATGACGATTTAGGGGATTCAGATGATGATAAGAGACGTGGAAGCAAGATGAGAGGTAAGCAAattctcaccaccggcctGGCCGCCGTGGCGACCATCCACGCAGCCCACAGTGTCTATTCGAGCATGGAGAAGCGAAATCTACGACACAAGGCGGTCAAAGATGGAAGATTGAGTGAAGAGcaagccaagaagatgaagaagaaggccctGCTGCAAgatgcggcggcggtgggcatTGCTGCTCTCGGTGTCAAGGGTGCCCTTCACGAGATCAAGGAAGCCCGCGAGCTGAAGCACGAGCTGCAcgagtggaaggaggagagggcagaGAGACGCAAACGGCGGCTTGAGAGGCAGCTGGAGATGGTTCACGGAGATTTCAACAGTGGTAGCGGTGGCAGCGATAGGGGTGGCGGTGACAGGCAGGTGGGAAGGCACAGGGCAGATAACTGGTCTTCCCCGAACCCTCCACAGACAGAGCGGTACTATGGCGAAGGACCTCGGTATTCTGATGGAAACCCATACGCCGCCctgcctccacctccatacgacaggaggtga
- the PRP16 gene encoding DEAH-box RNA helicase prp16 (EggNog:ENOG503NU3R; COG:A), giving the protein MGRDYEDDRSNKRRKLDFNPLRNDDRFSDIPSRPQNRFNSRSSTPRAGPRLAGASTPKQREFDGPEEGVDDQDAINALDRDWYGGDDDLGGHTFGDDTHNPFGDEAGWAAQEREAALIEKKVANFSRGGMNARQLQKQKDVDAWETNRMLTSGVAQRRDMGRDFEDDQEGTRVHLLVHDLRPPFLDGRTVFTKQLEPIPAVRDAQSDMAVFSRKGSRVVKERRTQRERAKQAQEATNVAGTALGNLMGVKEEDTDSALPIASEESGKAQNSNKFSEHMKKSEGASNFSQSKSLKEQREYLPAFAVREDLLRVIRDNQVVIVVGETGSGKTTQLAQFLYEDGYGKVGMIGCTQPRRVAAMSVAKRVAEEMEVKLGSTVGYAIRFEDCTSKETVIKYMTDGVLLRESLNEPDLDRYSCVIMDEAHERALNTDVLMGLFKKILQRRRDLKLIVTSATMNSKRFSDFYGGAPEFTIPGRTFPVDVMFHRSPVEDYVDAAVQQVLAIHVGKPAGDILVFMTGQEDIEVTCELVRERLDALNDPPKLSILPIYSQMPADLQAKIFDRAAPGVRKCIVATNIAETSLTVDGIMYVVDAGYSKLKVYNPRMGMDTLQITPISQANASQRSGRAGRTGPGQAYRLFTEKAFKDDMYISTIPEIQRTNLSNTVLLLKSLGVKDLLDFDFMDPPPQDTITTSLFDLWALGALDNLGELTDLGRKMNAFPMDPSLAKLLIMSEQYGCSEEMVTIVSMLSVPNVFFRPKERQEESDAAREKFFVPESDHLTYLHVYTQWKANGYSDRWCVQHFLHSKSLRRAKEVRDQLLDIMKMQQMEMVSCGTDWDVIRKCICSGYYHQAAKVKGIGEYINLRTSVTVQLHPTSALYGLGFLPDYVIYHELILTSKEYMSTVTSVDPHWLAELGGVFYSVKEKGYSAREKRITETEFNKKMEIEAQMAADKKRHEEEVQAEEELKLVKKAGPAGKSKDKKTVTSGVVVKPVRKRAGRGF; this is encoded by the coding sequence ATGGGCCGTGACTACGAAGATGACCGCTCGAACAAGCGGAGGAAGCTGGACTTCAACCCACTGCGCAACGACGATCGATTCAGCGACATCCCATCCCGCCCCCAAAACCGCTTCAACTCGAGAAGCTCTACACCGCGCGCCGGCCCAAGATTGGCTGGCGCATCCACACCAAAGCAACGAGAGTTTGACGGCCCAGAAGAGGGCGTCGACGACCAAGATGCCATCAACGCTCTCGACCGCGATTGGtatggtggtgacgatgacTTGGGTGGACACACGTTTGGCGACGACACCCATAATCCATTCGGCGATGAGGCAGGCTGGGCAGCGCAGGAAAGGGAGGCCGCCTTGATAGAGAAAAAGGTCGCCAACTTTTCGCGCGGCGGCATGAACGCGCGACAGTTGCAGAAACAAAAGGATGTTGATGCGTGGGAGACCAACAGAATGCTCACATCCGGTGTGGCGCAACGGAGAGATATGGGACGCGATTTTGAGGACGACCAAGAAGGGACCCGCGTTCATCTTCTCGTGCATGACCTACGACCGCCGTTCTTGGACGGACGAACTGTCTTTACGAAGCAATTGGAGCCCATTCCTGCCGTTCGAGATGCCCAAAGTGATATGGCTGTCTTCAGCAGGAAAGGGAGTCGCGTTGTGAAGGAAAGGCGCACGCAGAGAGAACGCGCAAAACAGGCTCAGGAGGCAACAAACGTGGCAGGAACTGCGCTGGGTAACTTGATGGGGGTGAAAGAAGAGGACACCGACAGCGCCCTTCCCATCGCGAGTGAGGAATCTGGAAAGGCGCAAAACTCGAACAAATTCAGCGAACATATGAAGAAATCGGAGGGCGCAAGCAACTTCAGTCAAAGCAAATCCTTGAAAGAACAGCGGGAGTATCTTCCAGCGTTTGCTGTTCGCGAAGATTTGCTGCGGGTAATTCGAGACAACCAAGTGGTCATTGTGGTCGGAGAAACAGGCTCTGGCAAAACGACACAGCTGGCCCAGTTTCTGTATGAAGATGGCTACGGCAAGGTTGGTATGATTGGGTGCACACAGCCCCGAAGAGTAGCAGCAATGAGTGTTGCCAAACGTGTGGCTGAGGAAATGGAAGTAAAACTCGGGAGTACAGTGGGCTATGCGATTCGTTTCGAGGACTGCACCAGCAAAGAGACCGTTATCAAGTACATGACAGATGGTGTGTTGCTTCGAGAATCTCTGAATGAGCCGGACCTTGATCGATACTCGTGCGTCATCATGGATGAAGCCCACGAAAGAGCGCTCAATACCGACGTTCTCATGGGCTTGTTCAAAAAGATTCTTCAGAGACGCCGCGATCTGAAACTGATCGTGACTTCGGCCACGATGAACTCCAAACGCTTCTCCGACTTTTACGGCGGAGCTCCCGAGTTCACGATCCCAGGTCGAACATTCCCCGTTGATGTCATGTTTCACCGGTCACCTGTTGAGGACTACGTGGATGCGGCCGTGCAGCAGGTCCTGGCGATTCATGTGGGCAAACCAGCAGGCGATATTCTGGTATTCATGACGGGCCAGGAAGATATCGAGGTAACGTGTGAGCTTGTCCGTGAACGCCTGGATGCGCTCAACGATCCTCCAAAGCTCAGCATCCTCCCTATTTACAGTCAAATGCCGGCAGATTTGCAGGCCAAGATTTTCGACCGAGCGGCCCCGGGTGTTCGGAAATGTATCGTGGCCACCAACATTGCCGAGACCAGTTTGACGGTCGATGGTATCATGTATGTGGTTGACGCAGGGTACTCGAAGCTCAAAGTGTACAACCCACGAATGGGTATGGACACGCTACAAATCACCCCCATCTCGCAAGCAAACGCATCGCAGCGTTCCGGTCGTGCCGGGCGAACCGGCCCCGGACAGGCCTACCGTCTTTTCACCGAAAAGGCCTTCAAAGACGATATGTACATCTCCACAATCCCCGAGATTCAAAGAACCAACCTGAGCAACACAGTCTTGCTCCTCAAGTCCCTCGGCGTCAAAGACCTGCTCGACTTTGACTTTATGgaccccccaccccaagaCACCATCACGACCTCCTTGTTCGACCTGTGGGCGCTGGGAGCCCTGGACAACCTCGGCGAGCTGACCGACCTGGGGCGGAAGATGAACGCCTTCCCCATGgacccctccctcgccaaactTCTGATCATGTCGGAGCAATATGGCTGCAGCGAAGAGATGGTCACCATCGTCTCGATGCTCTCCGTCCCCAACGTCTTCTTCCGACCTAAAGAACGCCAGGAGGAATCCGACGCCGCACGGGAGAAGTTCTTCGTGCCAGAATCAGACCACCTGACCTATCTCCACGTCTACACGCAGTGGAAAGCAAACGGGTACAGCGACCGGTGGTGCGTCCAGCACTTTTTGCACTCCAAGTCCCTCCGCCGCGCGAAAGAGGTCCGGGACCAGCTGCTGGATATCATGAAGATGCAGCAGATGGAAATGGTGAGCTGCGGGACGGACTGGGACGTGATCCGGAAGTGCATCTGCTCGGGGTATTACCATCAGGCGGCCAAAGTCAAGGGCATAGGCGAGTACATTAATTTGCGAACGTCGGTGACGGTCCAGCTCCACCCGACGAGCGCGCTTTATGGGCTGGGGTTCTTGCCGGATTATGTTATTTATCATGAGCTGATCCTGACGTCGAAGGAGTACATGTCTACGGTCACGTCGGTGGACCCTCACTGGCTGGCCGAGCTGGGCGGGGTGTTTTATtcggtcaaggagaaggggtaTTCGGCTAGGGAGAAGAGGATCACGGAGACCGAGTTTAACAAAAAGATGGAGATTGAGGCGCAGATGGCGGCGGATAAAAAGAggcatgaggaggaggtgcaggccgaggaggagctgaagctggtgaagaaggctggTCCGGCGGGGAAGAGTAAAGATAAAAAGACGGTCAcgtcgggggtggtggtgaagcccgtgaggaagagggctgggagggggttttaA
- the PWP1 gene encoding rRNA-processing protein (BUSCO:EOG09261DW8; COG:S; EggNog:ENOG503NU62) → MASMITTTAWVPRGFAAPFPNKYKFDEEEYERIAALAKLQLDDAEEDLAEAQEAEKKGSEKSDKKKAERETKDDNTSDIEIDDDLKEYDLEHYDDTDEEAGEGQSMGMFGNVKSLAYYESNKEDPYITLDPGADEDDEEREDLQILATDNLLLAAKIEDELAHLEVYVYEDAADNLYVHHDIMLPAIPLCVEWLDCPVNKAGVDKDSAANFVAIGTFDPDIEIWDLDTIDCMYPNAILGQGANPEEETKKKKKKKSKKANDEYHVDAVLALAANRKHRNLLASGSADKTIKLWDLHTAKCAKSYSYHTDKVCSLAWHGVESTVLLSGSYDRTAAIADMRAPGEQPMRVGVESDIETVRWDPHDPNFFYVSTENGIVHYFDARKATKDPSASSSVWKLQAHDESVSSFDLNPVIPGFMVTGSTDKTVKIWDITAAGPSLVVSRDFDVGKVFSTAFAPDREVAFRVSIAGSNGNVSVWDTSTNAGVRKAFAQKVPNLPTREDGAEDRLVAVNNDEEEESSSDEGEEDDEDDDSEEDSDEDGDSMDED, encoded by the exons ATGGCGTCTATGATTACTACTACTGCCTGGGTGCCCCGGGGCTTTGCGGCACCGTTCCCCAACAAGTACAagtttgacgaggaagaatATGAGCGCATCGCTGCTCTCGCCAAGCTGcagcttgatgatgccgaggaggatctgGCCGAAGCACAagaggctgagaagaaggggtcAGAAAAGtccgacaagaagaaggctgaaAGGGAAACCAAGGATGATAACACTTCAGA CATCGAGATCGACGATGATCTGAAAGAATACGACCTCGAGCACTACGACGACACAGATgaggaggccggcgagggGCAGTCCATGGGCATGTTCGGCAATGTCAAGTCGCTCGCTTACTACGAATCGAACAAGGAGGACCCGTACATCACACTTGACCCTGGCgctgacgaggacgacgaagaGCGTGAGGATCTGCAAATTCTGGCTACCGATAACCTTCTGCTCGCCGCCAAGATCGAGGACGAACTTGCCCACCTTGAGGTCTATGTATACGAAGATGCTGCCGATAATCTCTACGTACATCACGATATCATGCTTCCTGCGATTCCACTGTGCGTCGAGTGGCTGGACTGCCCAGTAAACAAAGCCGGTGTCGATAAGGACTCGGCCGCCAACTTTGTCGCTATTGGGACATTCGACCCCGATATCGAGATCTGGGACTTGGATACCATTGACTGCATGTACCCAAACGCTATTCTGGGACAGGGCGCCAATCCCGAGgaggaaacaaaaaaaaagaagaaaaagaagtcgAAGAAGGCCAATGATGAATACCACGTTGATGCTGTGCTGGCGCTTGCTGCAAACAGGAAACATCGCAACCTCCTTGCTTCAGGTTCAGCAgacaagaccatcaagcTCTGGGATCTTCACACAGCCAAGTGCGCCAAGTCGTACAGCTACCATACCGACAAGGTCTGCTCGCTCGCCTGGCACGGCGTTGAGTCCACGGTGCTGTTGAGTGGCAGTTATGATCGCACAGCTGCCATTGCCGACATGCGCGCGCCTGGGGAGCAGCCAATGAGAGTCGGTGTAGAAAGCGACATCGAGACTGTCAGGTGGGATCCTCATGACCCCAACTTCTTCTATGTGTCGACTGAGAACGGTATTGTCCATTACTTCGACGCCCGCAAGGCCACCAAGGATCCTTCCGCCAGCAGCTCCGTCTGGAAGCTCCAGGCCCACGACGAGTCTGTTTCATCCTTTGATCTGAACCCGGTCATTCCAGGGTTCATGGTGACTGGTTCGACCGACAAGACCGTCAAGATTTGGGACATCACCGCTGCAGGTCCATCGCTTGTTGTCTCTCGCGATTTTGACGTTGGCAAGGTCTTCTCGACGGCTTTCGCCCCTGACCGTGAGGTCGCCTTCAGAGTTTCCATTGCCGGCAGCAATGGCAACGTCTCTGTATGggacaccagcaccaacgcCGGCGTCCGCAAGGCCTTTGCTCAAAAGGTGCCAAATCTTCCCACTCgggaggatggtgctgaAGACAGGCTGGTTGCGGTCAacaatgatgaggaggaggagagcagcagtgatgagggcgaggaagatgatgaggatgatgattcTGAGGAGGATTCGGATGAGGACGGAGACTCCATGGACGAGGATTAA